Part of the Mycolicibacterium mengxianglii genome is shown below.
AACAGAATTCGACTACCTGATCAACAGCGCCGGTTACGGCCTCTACAACACGATCGCCACCGTCACCGAGGCACAGTTCGATGGACTGTTCAACGTGCACCTCAAGGGACCGTTCTTCCTCACCCAAACCTTGCTGCCACTCCTCGCCGACGGCGGCCACATCGTCAACATGACTAGCGCCACCACCCGCGTGGCCACCGCCGGTGTGGCGCCCTACGCCAGCTTCAAGGACGGCCTCGAAGTGCTCACCCGGTACTTGGCCAAAGAACTCGGCGACCGCCGGATCCGCGCCAATTCCATCTCACCGGGAGCCATCCGCACCGAACTCGGCGGTGGCCTCAACGACGAATTCGAAGCGCTGCTTGCCGCCCAGACCGCACTGGGGCGAGTCGGTGAACCCGAGGAGGTCGCCGTCGCCAGTCTCCTCGCTGACGACAACCGCTAGATAGACGCCCAAAACATCGAAGTCGCCGGCGGCTTCGCCATCTGAGAGGGACAAGCCACCATCATGCTCGATCACATCTTCCTGTCGGTGAGCGACTTGGATCGCTCCATCGCCTTCTACACCGCAGCACTCGAGCCCTTGGGCATCACCAGCCGCCTGGACTATGACGGAAAGGACGGCCCACCAGGGCACCCCGACCTCAAAGGTTTCGGCGCCCATGGACGGATGATCTTCTGGCTGCGCAGCGGAACGGTCGAGGGCCGCGCCGCGCACGTCGGGTTTGTCGCTGACAGCACAGCGCAGGTCGACGCCGCCTACGCGGCCGCCATCGCCGCCGGCGCGACCGACAACGGACGACCCGGGGCGCGGCTGCACTACGATCCCCGCTACTACGCCGCCAACGTGCTCGACCCTGACGGCTACAGCCTCGAATTCGTCTACAAGAGCTGGCAGCACTGACCATGCCCACACTGATGATCTACGGGGCCACCGGCTACACCGGCCGCCTCACCGCCGAACACGCGGCCGCAGCCGGACTCGATCTCGTCCTGGGCGGGCGAGACCGCACCCGCCTGGCAGCACTGGCCCACGAACTCCAGGCCAACCATCGAACGTTCGACCTCGCCAACGACGACGCGATCGACACTGCGTTGTCTGACATCACCGTCGTCCTCAACTGCGCCGGACCATTCATGCAGACCGCGACACCACTCATGGGCGCCGCAATCCGCTCACACACCCACTACCTCGACGTCGCAGCCGAACTCGACAGCTATCACCTAGCTGAGGAACTCGACTCGGCCGCCCGCGACGCCGGAGTCATGTTGCTTCCCGGAAGTGGCGGCAGCGTCGCCATGCTCGGCTGCCTGGCCGGCCACGCCGCACAACGCGTCAACAACCCCCAACACATGTACATCGCGCTGCATGTCGCCGGATCGATGTCACGAGGATCAGCCATCAGCGCCACCCAGAATCTCACCTCCGACTGCCTCCAACGCCTCGACGGTCAACTGGTGGCCCGAAACCCTGACGACCGACGCGAATTCGATTTCGGGTGCGGACCGGCATCCTGCTCTGCGGCAACACTTCCCGACCTGGTGACCATCTGGCGGGCCACGGGCATCCCCCACATCGAGACCTTCGTGTACGTCTCCGGAGACGCCTTCCCGCAAGGTGACCTCACCACCCTCCCTGATGGCCCCTCAGCCGAGCAGCGGACGGCCAACCGCTACCACGCCGCCGTGGAAGTCACCGGGGCGGACGGCGCGGTGGCCCGCTCGGTCCTCGACACAGTGAACGGATACACCTTCACCCCCCTGGCCGCCGCCGAAGCCGCACGTCGTGTTCTCAGCGGCGAACAACGCCCCGGATTCCACACCCCCGCTGCACTGTTCGGCACCTCGTTCGCCGAAACCATCGCCGACACCCAGATCACGGACCTGTAAGGCGACGGCCGCCACCCCAGTCGGCAGGCGGACGCTCGCCAGACCTGCCGGCCGAGCGGTCACCACCCACGGACGGATTAGCTGTCCTGGGTGTGGTGAAGTCTGTGATCGCACCAGGAGAATGTGGTTGTGGCTAGGCAGAAGAAGCTCGACCCAGACACGTGAGCGGGCGGTTCGGATGTACCAGGACCGGCTCGCTGAGACCGACGACCCAAGCTGGCGGTCCGCCGGTATGTCGGGGAGTTGCTCGGGATCAATCAGGCGACGTTGCGGAATTGGATCGAAGACCGCCATTTCACGAACCGGCCCGCGGCGCCCGCAGCGGTGAAGACAAGACCCGACCATGACCGAACGGCGCATCAAAGCCGTCGGCGGTGACCGGCGCCACTACGGTCGGCTGACGCACGAATCAACCGCGCGGACGTTCTGCTAACCACGCTCACAAATCCGTTCACAAACCCAATGAAAACGGCCCCCGGAGATCTCTCCGGGGGCCGTTCTACCTAGTAGCGGGGACAGGATTCGAACCTGCGACCTCTGGGTTATGAGCCCAGCGAGCTACCGAGCTGCTCCACCCCGCGTCGGGTAAAGACAAGATTACTGACGTGGCCACCAACCTCCAAATCGGGTGGTCAGGACCCGTTTCTGCTCAGTTTGCGCCTCCGAGGGTGCGTGGACCCGCCCCGGCACGCAGTGTCGAGGCGGGGACACGCACCCTCGCCCCAGATCGGTCAGAGTGGGTAACGCGCCACCTGACCGACCCGGAACACCCCAGCCGGGTCGTAGCGCTCCGCCAGGGCGGCCAGCCAGGACAACGTGGCCTCGTCGTAGCAGCGCGCCAACCGCTCCGCGTCGTCCGCAGGCGCGAAGTTGGGCAGCGCCCCGCCGGTGGACCATGGGGCCACCGCCGCCACCACGCGAGCAGCGTCCTCAGGCACCAATGCGGCGATCTCCGGCGCCAGTGCCCCGACAGTGGACACCGCGAAGGCCGCATCGCGGTGGCAGAAGGCGCTCCGATGCTGCGCCGGCCGCGCCATGGCTCCCCCGAGGTGACGCAATTCGACAATCGTCTGGACCGACCCGGCCGCCGGGCCGGTCACCGCCAGTAACGCCTCTACCGCCGCCGGGGTGAGTTCGCGCAGCAGCGCATGGTCCTCGTGTACCGGCACCGGGTCGGGCGGATCGGCGTGGACGGCGCCGATCGCCGCATAGGGCATCACACCCAGCGCATCGATCAACGGAGTCGCCACCTCGCGCATCGGCGCCAACAACCGGATGGCTTCGTTGACATCACCCAACGCCACGTAGCGCACCGCCAACGTGAACCGGCCCGCCAAGGGCGGTGGCACATCGGGAAGCGGTGGAAGTTGCTGCAGTGCAACCGATGTCGTCACATTCTCCGACAGCGTCTTGCACCAAACCTGCCAGGCATGCAAAACCACCGAGGCGTCGTCACCATCGAAATACACTGCCCCACCGTAGAACTCCCGAATCGGCAACAGGTCGATCTCGACGGCGGTGACGATGCCGAAGGTGGCCTTGCCGCCGCGCAGACCCCAGAACAGCTCAGCATGCTGTAGTGGTGTCACCCAGAGGATTTCGCCGGTCCCGGTCACCAACTCGAAACCGCGGACAAGATCGGAAGACAACCCGATGCTGCGGACCAGTGGACCGATCCCCCCGCCGGTGAGGAAACCGACCACACCGACACTCGGCGCCGAACCACAGGCCGGCGCCAGTCCGTACGGCGCCGTTGCATCCAGGACCTGCTGCCACCTGACCCCGGCACCGACGTAGGCGGTGTGGTTGAGGACGTCGACGTGGCAGCCCGTCAGGTCCCCCGTGTGCACCAACAACGTCGTCGGACCGATGGGCACCGCACCGTGTCCGGTGGCCTGGACGGCAACGGTCAAACCGTGCGCGGCGGCGAACTGTACGGCTTCGGAGACGTCGCGGGCTGAACTGACGAACACCGCCGCCGCGGGCTGCACCGGAACCGCCACGTTCCACGGCGTGAGGCGTTCGTAACCGGGATCCTCGGGCAGCGCAACGCTGCCGGCGATACGGGCACGCAGGGGTGCCACCAGCTCATCGTCGAGGTGCTCACCGGTGAGGTCGGCGACGGTCATGACGGGTCCTTTCCCAGGGTGCGGTTCCGAGCATTGAGCTCGCGAAAGCACGATGGGACACCGCTCTTGGTTTTGACTTGGCGGACACTTGCACCCGCCGACCTGCGGGGCGATCCGTCGGACTCCAAGCGAGATCAGGGCGCCCCGCCTCGTCGGCAACAACCAACTGGCACCGCGACAGCGTCTTCTCTGCACCGGTGCGCTCGGCGATCGCCTGCGCCGCGCTCAGGTCAGCCGTGGCCGACAGTGATAATGCCGCGAACACCAGCGTGTCGCGACGAATATCGGTGTGCCCCAAGCCAACCAGCGCGTGGCGGTACGGAATAGGTGATGTTCCCGCAACTTTGGCCCTGGGCGATCAGCAGACGCCCCAGCACGCTATTCACAGCTCTGCCGTGGACCACCTGCACTGAACCCAGACAACTGATACCGCACAGCTTAGGTTTAGAGACGGCACCGGTTGTTGCGCGGGCTACGCGCAACAACCGGGTGCCGTCCCTTTCGTGTGCGGTCAGCGGGTCTGGCGGTACCTGTTCATCGCGTCATCGAGGCGCTGCAGTGCCTCACCGAACTCGGCGAAGTTCCCGCTCGTCTGCGCCTCCTGCATACCGTCGAGTGCAGTCTGCACCTCAGCCAACGCGGCGGACTTGGCCGGTGAGAGCGTCACCGGAGCACCGTCGGATACCGGCGGAATGGCCGCTACCGGCGTCGGCACCTCCGGCTGTCCGGCCGGCGGCGCCTCCGACGGCCGGGCATTCGGCGGCGGCGAGTCACCGGGCGCGTTTGCCGGGGCGGCAGCACCCGGCGTGGGAGCCGGACCCGTCGCGGTGGCCCCAGCGCCGGCGCCGAAGATCTCGTCGAGCGCATCGCGCACCGTCGGGCCGTAACCGACCTTGTCGTTGTACATCATCGCCACCCGGATCAGGCGTGGGTACGACGATGCCGCGTCACTGGCCCCCGGAGAGGCGTAGATGGGCGCGACATACAACAGGCCGCCCTGACCCACCGGCAACGTCAACAGGTTGCCCCAGCGGATCCGGTTCTGATTGTCGCGGCCGATGACACCCAGGTCCTGGCTGACCGCAGTATCGGTACTGATCGCGTTGAACGCCAGCTTGGGGCCATTGACCTGCCCCGGGATGGTCAGCACCGTGATCTTGCCGTAGTTGGCTGGATCGGAACTGGCACTGATGTAGGCAGCGAGGAAGTCGCGGCGGAACCGGTTCATCGCACTGGTCAGCTGGAACGATGCCGAATTATCGTTCTCGGCAACGTCTTTGGCGACGATGTAGTACGGCGGCTGATAGCTGCTGGCCGTCGGGTTCGGGTCCAGCGGCACGTCCCAGAAATCCGAGGTCGAGAAGAACGTCACCGGATCGTCGACGTGGTACTTCGCCAGCAGGGCGCGCTGGACCTTGAACAGGTCCTCGGGGTAGCGCAGGTGCTCGGCGAGCTCGGGCGAGATGTCGGCCTTGGGCTTGATCGTGTCCGGGAACACCTTCATCCACGCCTGCAGCACCGGATCGTTCTCGTCCTGCGCGTACAGCGTCACAGTGCCGTCATAGGCGTCGACGGTGGCCTTGACCGAGTTGCGGATGTAGGACACCTGCTTGTCCGGAAGCAGCCGGTTGGCGACGGCCTCGTTGGAATCGGCCGTCGCACTCGACAGCGATGTCAGCTCCGAATACGGGTAGTTGTCCAACGTGGTGTAGCCGTCGACGATCCACACCATCTTCTTGTTCACGATCGCCGGATACACGCTGGTATCGGTGGTCAGCCATGGCGCCACGGCCTCCACCCGCTCGGCGGGATCACGGTTGAACAGGATCTTGCTGTTTTCGTTGATGACACTGGAGAACAGGAAATTTCGCTCGGCGAACTTGGCCGCGAACACTGACCGGGCGAACCAGTTGCCCAGCGGAACGCCGCCACTGCCCTGGTAGGTGTAGTTCCGGGTCTCGGTGTTGGTCTCGTAGTCGTACTCACGGGCCGCGCCGCCGTTGCTGCCGACGATCGCGTAATCGGAAGGCGCCGAAGCGATGACCGGGCCGTAGTAGATGCGGGGCTGATCCAGCGGCGCGGGGCCGGGCGAGACCACCGAACCGTTGCCGCCGACGACACTGGCCAGGAACTCCGGGTAGCCACCGTTCTGGTTGGGATCGTTGGCGATACCGCGAACCGTGTTGGCCGGGGAGGCGATGAAGCCGTTGCCGTGGGTGTAGACGGTGTGCCGGTTGATCCAGTCACGCTGGTTGTCGATCAACCGCTCGGGGTTGAGCTCGCGGGCGGCCACCACGTAGTCACGCAGTGCGCCGTCGGGGGCAGAGTAGCGGTCCATCGCCAGCTGCTCAGGGAAGCTGTAGAAGTTCTTGCCCTGCTGGAACTGCGTGAACGCCGGGCTGACGATCGTCGGATCCAGCAAGCGGATGTTCGACGTGGTGGCCCGGTCAGCCGCGACCTGCTGAGCGGTGGCATTGGCGTTGCCGCTGTAGTCGCGGTAGGTGACCGTCTGGTCGGTGAGTCCGTAGGCACCCCTGGTCGCAGCGATGCTGCGGGAAATGTATTCGCTTTCCTTCTGCGCCGCGTTGGGCTTGACGCTGATCTGCTCGACCACCAGCGGCCAGCCGGCGCCGATGATCACCGAGCTCAGCAGCAGCAGGACCAGGCCGATCGCCGGGATCCGCAGGTCCTTGAGCACCAACGCCGAGAACACCGCCGCGGCACAGATCACCGCGATCGCCAACAGGATCAGCTTTGCGGGCAGAACGGCGTTGATATCGGTATAGCCGGCCCCGGTGAACGGCTTGCCGCCCCGGGTATGGCTGAGCAATTCGTAGCGATCCAACCAGTAGGCGAAGGCCTTGAGCAGCACCAGCACACCCACCAGCGCCACCAACTGGATGCGGGCCGGACGGCTCAACACCCCGGCACGGCCGGCTAGACGGATGCCGCCGAAGATGTAGTGCCCGACCATGTTCGCCAGAAAGGCCAGGAACAGGGCGATCATCACGTAGTTGAGCACCAGCCGGTAAAACGGCAGGTCAAAGGCGTAGAACCCCAGATCCAGGCCGAACTGCGGATCGGTGACCCCGAACTCGCCGCCGTGCAGGAACAACTGGACGTAGACCCAGTAACTCTGGGCGATCAAGCCGGCGAAGAAGCCGATGGCCACCGGGATACCGATACCGATGAGCTTGAGCCGGGACAGCACCGCCGTGCGGTACCGCGCCACCGGATCGTTGGGCCCGGCCGTGGGTACGAACACCGGCCGTGTTCGGTAAGCCAGCGCCAACCCGGCGAAGACGATCGCGCCGACCACCAGCGCCACCACTACGAAGACCACGAGTCGGGTCAACAGCGTCGTGGTGAATACCGACCGGTATCCAAGTTCGCCGAACCACAGCCAGTCGACATACGTGTCCACCAGCCGGGGACCGACCAGCAGGAACAGCACCGCCACCAAGGCAATGGCAATCAGAATCCGGCTGCGCCGAGTCAACTTTGGCATCCGCGCGGCGGGCCGCATACCCACGTGTTACTCCCTGGTGAGGTGATGGTCAGAGGTGTACTGTGACGGACCCAACTGTACGCAACGAGGTTCGAGCAACCACCCCCTCCTCCGTCAGCAACGTGGCGGTTCGCCACCGGCCGTCAACGTTTCCAGCGCGTCCACCGCGCTTTCGAGAGTTTGCACCTTCACCAAGTCCAGGCCGTCCTGCGGATCGGACTTGGCTTCCTCGCAGTTGTCTGCCGGCACCAGGAACACCGTAGCTCCGGCTTCACTGGCCGCCAGCATCTTGTGGGTGATCCCGCCGATCGGTCCGACCTGGCCGGTGCCGTCGATGGTGCCGGTGCCTGCGATGAACTTCGATCCACTGAGGTCACCGGTGGTCAGCTTGTCCACCACGGCCAGGCTGAACATCAGCCCAGCCGACGGGCCGCCGATGTTGGCCAGGTTGAAGTCGATGGTGAACGGCGCCCACGGCGCGTCCAGTACTGACACCCCGACCAGACCGGAGTCCTTGTCGGGATGCTTGCCCAGCGTGATCGTGCTGGTGCCCACCGACCCGTCCTTACGCCGGTAGTCGACGACGATCTGGTCACCGGGCTTGGTGCCGTCCAGCAAATGCGTGAAATCGTCGACGCTCTTCACGGGCCGGCCGTTGACCGCGTCGATCGCGTCGCCCTTCTGCAGCACTCCCAACGCCGGCCCGGGGTCGTTGACCTCGGCCACCGTCAGGGCGGGCGCGTAATGCAGATAGCCCAGGGCCGCGTACTCGGCGCTGTTCTCGGATTTCTCGAACTCGGCGGTATTGGCTGCCTGAACCTGGTCGCGTGTTTGGTCCGGCGGGTACACCAGATCCCGCGGTACCAGCTGTTCGCGGCCCGACATCCACAGGCTCAATGCATGCCCCAGGGTCAAACCGTCGCGCTGGGAGACCGTTGTCATGTTCAGGTGACCCGACGTCGGCTTGGTCTCGGTGCCTTCGATCTGGACTACCGGCTTGCCGTCGAATTCGCCGAGCGTGTCGAAAGTGGGTCCTGGACCCAGCGATACGAAGGGCACCGTCACGACGGCGAGAAGCACACCGAAGGCGACTATCGGCACCAGCGCCACCAGCAGCGTCATAATCCGCCTGTTCACGCCGCCCACAGTAGACGGCCCGGTCGAGGAGCCCGAGGTACGAGGGTGACGATGGGCCGGGCCCAGAAATCACGGCCCGGTCGAGGAGCCCCGCCCGGTCAAGGAGCCCGAGGGACGAGGGCGAGGAAGGGCCGGGCGTAACGCCGAGGGACGAGGGTGACGATGGGCCGGGCCCAACGCCGAGGTACGAGGGCACGCCGGCAGAACAGCAAGGCCGGGCCGAGACGCGGACCGGTTCACTGAGAGCGTGAGTGGGGTCCGCGCGCCCGCACAACACGGTGAGTACCGTTGGACTCATGGCTGACCTGCCCTTCGGCTTTTCGTCCGGAGAAAACCACGATCGTGACCGCGGCGATAAGGACGACAACTCGGACTCGAACTCCGGTTCCCGCTCCGGACCGAATCCGTCGGACCCCTTCGGATTCGGCGGTGCTGGCGGTGGCTTCGACATGAACGACCTCGGCCAGATCTTCACCCGGCTGGGCCAGATGTTCTCCGCCGGCGGTGGTCCGATGGGTGCCTCCGGGACGTCGGCAGGGCCGGTGAACTACGACCTGGCCCGCCAACTGGCGTCGAGTTCGATCGGGTTCGTCGCCCCGATCCCCGAGAACACCACCAAAGCCATCGCTGACGCGGTGCATCTGGCCGACACCTGGCTCGATGGGGTCACCGCGCTGCCCGCGGGGGCCAGCAAGGCCGTCGCTTGGACGGCCACCGACTGGATCGACAACACCCTCGACACGTGGAAGCGGTTGTGCGACCCGGTGGCCGAACAGATCTCCACCATGTGGGCCTCGGCTCTGCCCGAAGAGGCCAAGAGCATGGCGGGCCCGCTGTTGTCGATGATCACGCAGATGGGCGGCATGGCGTTCGGCTCGCAGCTGGGGCAGGCACTGGGCCGGCTGTCGAAAGAAGTGCTGACCTCGACCGACATCGGCTTGCCGCTGGGACCCAAAGGTGTGGCAGCGCTGATGCCCGAGGCCATCGAGGAGTTCTCCTCCGGCCTCGAGCAGCCTCGCGCTGAGATCCTCACCTTCCTGGCAGCCCGCGAGGCCGCTCACCACCGGCTGTTCACCCATGTGCCGTGGCTGGCGAGCCAGCTAATGAGCAATGTCGAGGCATTCGCCAGAGGCATCCAGATCGATATGAGTGGCATCGAAGAGCTCGCCCAAGGTTTCAACCCGGCGGCGATGGCCGACCCGGCAGCCATGGAACAGCTGCTCAACCAGGGTGTCTTCGAGCCGAAGGCCACTCCGGAGCAGACCGCCGCCCTGGAGCGGCTGGAAACGCTGCTCGCGTTGATCGAGGGCTGGGTCCAGACCGTGGTAACTGCCGCACTCGGGGAACGCATTCCCGGCACTTCGGCGCTGTCGGAGACCCTGCGGCGACGCCGCGCCACGGGCGGGCCGGCCGAGCAGACTTTCGCGACACTGGTCGGCTTGGAGCTGCGTCCCCGCAAGCTGCGCGAGGCCGCCGTGCTGTGGGAGCGCCTGACCGACGCCGCCGGCGACGACGCCCGCGACGCGGTTTGGCAGCATCCGGACCTGCTGCCCGATTCCGAGGACCTCGACGACCCCGCCGCGTTCATCGACCGGGTGATCGGCGGGGACACCAGTGGCATCGACATCGACAAGGCGCTGGCCGAGTTCGAGAAAGAGATCAACCCCGGTGAGCCCGGGGATCCCCCTGTGGACAAGTAAACGCAGCGCCGACGTGCGCGTGTCACAGTCGGCGCCATGGCCCGCCGATACAGCCTCGATCCGGCGATGCCGGTGCTCCTGCGCCCGGACGGCACCGTCCAGGTGGGGTGGGATCCGCGACGCGCGGTGATGGTGCGGCCACCCGAGGGGCTGACCACCGCCACGCTGGCCGGCCTTCTACGCCTGATGCAAGCCAATGCGGGCCTGGACGATCTGGCGCGTGAAGCGGTCCGCCACGGCGCCGCGGATGCGACGTCCGTCGACGGCCTCGTCACCGCGCTGGTGGGCGCCGGGGTAGCCAGGCCCAGCCGTACGGACCGGCCCGGGCGCGCGCCGGCGATCCGGGTGCACGGCCGGGGCCCGCTCGCCGATCTGGTCCTCGAGGCGCTGCGTTGCTCGGGTGCCCGGATCAAACACAGCAGCCAGCCGCACGCCCTGGTGAACGCCGAGGGTATCGATCTGGTGGTGCTGACCGATTTCCTGGTCGCCGATCCACGACTGCTGCGCGAGTTACACGAGGCCCGCGTTCCGCACCTGCAGGTGCGGGTTCGCGACGGGGTGGGCCTGGTCGGGCCGCTGGTGTTGCCGGGGTTGACCAGCTGCCTGGGCTGCGCAGATCTGCATCGCAGTGATCGTGATGCCGCCTGGCCCGCGGTCGCCGCGCAGCTTCGCGACACTGTGGGTGCCGCCAACCGGGCGACGGTGCTGGCGACGGCGGCGCTGGCGTTGAGTCAGATCGACACCGTGCTGACCGCGATCCGCGGGGAGCACGGTCCGGCTGGGCCGCCCCGGCCTGCCACCCTGTCGGCGACCCTGGAGTTCGACGCTTCCACCAGTTCCATTGCGACGCGGCACTGGCCGCGCCACCCGATGTGTCCTTGCTGACATCAGCGGTCGGCCCATCAGTGAGCAGCAGTCCGCTGAAGTCATGGATGATGGTGTGGTGGCAGACATCAAACGTGGACGCGCGGCCCGCAACGCGAAATTGGCGTCGTTGCCGGTGGGATTCGCCGGCCGGGCCGCACTGGGCGTCGGCAAGCGGTTGACCGGCAAGTCCAGAGACGAAGTCAACGCCGAGATGATGGAGAAAGCGGCCAACCAACTCTTCACCGTCCTGGGCGAGCTCAAGGGCGGCGCGATGAAGGTGGGTCAGGCGCTGTCGGTGATGGAAGCCGCGGTTCCCGAGCAATTCGGTGAGCCCTACCGCGAAGCGCTGACCAAGCTGCAGAAGGACGCCCCACCGCTGCCCGCCTCGAAGGTGCACCGGGTGCTCGACGCGCAGCTGGGCACCAAGTGGCGCCAGCGCTTCACCTCCTTCGACGACGAGCCGATCGCTTCGGCCAGCATCGGCCAGGTCCACAAGGGCATCTGGACCGATGGCCGCGAGGTTGCCGTCAAGATCCAGTACCCCGGCGCCGACGAGGCGCTGCGCGCCGACCTCAAGACGATGCGGCGCATGGTGTCGATCTTCAAGCAGCTCTCCCCCGGCGCCGACGTTCAGGGCGTGGTCGACGAGTTGATCGAACGCACCGAAATGGAACTCGACTACCGACTCGAAGCCGACAATCAGCGTGCCTTCGCCAAGGCCTACCAGGGTCATCCGCACTTCGTGGTACCGCATGTCGTGGCCAGTGCCCCGAAAGTCGTTGTCGCGGAATGGATTGAGGGCATACCGCTGGCACAGATCATTCGCAACGGCAACCAAGAGCAACGTGACCTGATGGGCTACCGGCTTTTCGAGCTCACCGATGATGCCCCACAGCGTCTGGAGATGATGCACGGCGACGCCCACCCGGGGAACTTCATGTTGATGCCCGACGACAAGATGGGCGTCATCGACTTCGGGGCGGTCGCGCCGCTGCCCGGTGGTATGCCGATCGAACTGGGGCGCCTGCTGCGTTACGCGGTGGACAAGAACTACGACCAGCTGCTGCCCACCATGGAGAAGATCGGCTTCATCCAGAAGGGTGAGAAGGTTTCGGCCCGCGATATCGACGACATGTTGCAGCAGTACGTGCAACCGCTCGAGGTGGACATGTTCCACTACAACCGCAAGTGGCTGCAGAAGATGGCCTCGGTGGACTTCGATCGCGCCGCGGGACAGATCAAAACGGCCCGGCAGATGGACGTCCCGGCCAAACTGGCGATCCCGATGCGGGTGATCGCCTCGATCGTGGCCATCTCCTGCCAACTCGACGCACGCGTGCCGGTACGCAAGATCGCCGAAGAGCTGGTTCCGGGTTTCGCCGATCCTGACTAGCTCGCAGGTCCGCAGCAGCCGTCGGCTGTGCGACTCCTC
Proteins encoded:
- a CDS encoding SDR family NAD(P)-dependent oxidoreductase, whose translation is MTIALITGGSRGIGAATALACTRRGIGVILTYNNNSDAAAGVVDRITDAGGTAVALQLDVADSASFLAFGTHVSSTLQTIWCRTEFDYLINSAGYGLYNTIATVTEAQFDGLFNVHLKGPFFLTQTLLPLLADGGHIVNMTSATTRVATAGVAPYASFKDGLEVLTRYLAKELGDRRIRANSISPGAIRTELGGGLNDEFEALLAAQTALGRVGEPEEVAVASLLADDNR
- a CDS encoding VOC family protein, which gives rise to MLDHIFLSVSDLDRSIAFYTAALEPLGITSRLDYDGKDGPPGHPDLKGFGAHGRMIFWLRSGTVEGRAAHVGFVADSTAQVDAAYAAAIAAGATDNGRPGARLHYDPRYYAANVLDPDGYSLEFVYKSWQH
- a CDS encoding saccharopine dehydrogenase family protein; the protein is MPTLMIYGATGYTGRLTAEHAAAAGLDLVLGGRDRTRLAALAHELQANHRTFDLANDDAIDTALSDITVVLNCAGPFMQTATPLMGAAIRSHTHYLDVAAELDSYHLAEELDSAARDAGVMLLPGSGGSVAMLGCLAGHAAQRVNNPQHMYIALHVAGSMSRGSAISATQNLTSDCLQRLDGQLVARNPDDRREFDFGCGPASCSAATLPDLVTIWRATGIPHIETFVYVSGDAFPQGDLTTLPDGPSAEQRTANRYHAAVEVTGADGAVARSVLDTVNGYTFTPLAAAEAARRVLSGEQRPGFHTPAALFGTSFAETIADTQITDL
- a CDS encoding FAD-binding oxidoreductase, encoding MTVADLTGEHLDDELVAPLRARIAGSVALPEDPGYERLTPWNVAVPVQPAAAVFVSSARDVSEAVQFAAAHGLTVAVQATGHGAVPIGPTTLLVHTGDLTGCHVDVLNHTAYVGAGVRWQQVLDATAPYGLAPACGSAPSVGVVGFLTGGGIGPLVRSIGLSSDLVRGFELVTGTGEILWVTPLQHAELFWGLRGGKATFGIVTAVEIDLLPIREFYGGAVYFDGDDASVVLHAWQVWCKTLSENVTTSVALQQLPPLPDVPPPLAGRFTLAVRYVALGDVNEAIRLLAPMREVATPLIDALGVMPYAAIGAVHADPPDPVPVHEDHALLRELTPAAVEALLAVTGPAAGSVQTIVELRHLGGAMARPAQHRSAFCHRDAAFAVSTVGALAPEIAALVPEDAARVVAAVAPWSTGGALPNFAPADDAERLARCYDEATLSWLAALAERYDPAGVFRVGQVARYPL
- a CDS encoding UPF0182 family protein; protein product: MGMRPAARMPKLTRRSRILIAIALVAVLFLLVGPRLVDTYVDWLWFGELGYRSVFTTTLLTRLVVFVVVALVVGAIVFAGLALAYRTRPVFVPTAGPNDPVARYRTAVLSRLKLIGIGIPVAIGFFAGLIAQSYWVYVQLFLHGGEFGVTDPQFGLDLGFYAFDLPFYRLVLNYVMIALFLAFLANMVGHYIFGGIRLAGRAGVLSRPARIQLVALVGVLVLLKAFAYWLDRYELLSHTRGGKPFTGAGYTDINAVLPAKLILLAIAVICAAAVFSALVLKDLRIPAIGLVLLLLSSVIIGAGWPLVVEQISVKPNAAQKESEYISRSIAATRGAYGLTDQTVTYRDYSGNANATAQQVAADRATTSNIRLLDPTIVSPAFTQFQQGKNFYSFPEQLAMDRYSAPDGALRDYVVAARELNPERLIDNQRDWINRHTVYTHGNGFIASPANTVRGIANDPNQNGGYPEFLASVVGGNGSVVSPGPAPLDQPRIYYGPVIASAPSDYAIVGSNGGAAREYDYETNTETRNYTYQGSGGVPLGNWFARSVFAAKFAERNFLFSSVINENSKILFNRDPAERVEAVAPWLTTDTSVYPAIVNKKMVWIVDGYTTLDNYPYSELTSLSSATADSNEAVANRLLPDKQVSYIRNSVKATVDAYDGTVTLYAQDENDPVLQAWMKVFPDTIKPKADISPELAEHLRYPEDLFKVQRALLAKYHVDDPVTFFSTSDFWDVPLDPNPTASSYQPPYYIVAKDVAENDNSASFQLTSAMNRFRRDFLAAYISASSDPANYGKITVLTIPGQVNGPKLAFNAISTDTAVSQDLGVIGRDNQNRIRWGNLLTLPVGQGGLLYVAPIYASPGASDAASSYPRLIRVAMMYNDKVGYGPTVRDALDEIFGAGAGATATGPAPTPGAAAPANAPGDSPPPNARPSEAPPAGQPEVPTPVAAIPPVSDGAPVTLSPAKSAALAEVQTALDGMQEAQTSGNFAEFGEALQRLDDAMNRYRQTR
- a CDS encoding YlbL family protein produces the protein MNRRIMTLLVALVPIVAFGVLLAVVTVPFVSLGPGPTFDTLGEFDGKPVVQIEGTETKPTSGHLNMTTVSQRDGLTLGHALSLWMSGREQLVPRDLVYPPDQTRDQVQAANTAEFEKSENSAEYAALGYLHYAPALTVAEVNDPGPALGVLQKGDAIDAVNGRPVKSVDDFTHLLDGTKPGDQIVVDYRRKDGSVGTSTITLGKHPDKDSGLVGVSVLDAPWAPFTIDFNLANIGGPSAGLMFSLAVVDKLTTGDLSGSKFIAGTGTIDGTGQVGPIGGITHKMLAASEAGATVFLVPADNCEEAKSDPQDGLDLVKVQTLESAVDALETLTAGGEPPRC
- a CDS encoding zinc-dependent metalloprotease, encoding MADLPFGFSSGENHDRDRGDKDDNSDSNSGSRSGPNPSDPFGFGGAGGGFDMNDLGQIFTRLGQMFSAGGGPMGASGTSAGPVNYDLARQLASSSIGFVAPIPENTTKAIADAVHLADTWLDGVTALPAGASKAVAWTATDWIDNTLDTWKRLCDPVAEQISTMWASALPEEAKSMAGPLLSMITQMGGMAFGSQLGQALGRLSKEVLTSTDIGLPLGPKGVAALMPEAIEEFSSGLEQPRAEILTFLAAREAAHHRLFTHVPWLASQLMSNVEAFARGIQIDMSGIEELAQGFNPAAMADPAAMEQLLNQGVFEPKATPEQTAALERLETLLALIEGWVQTVVTAALGERIPGTSALSETLRRRRATGGPAEQTFATLVGLELRPRKLREAAVLWERLTDAAGDDARDAVWQHPDLLPDSEDLDDPAAFIDRVIGGDTSGIDIDKALAEFEKEINPGEPGDPPVDK